A single region of the Variovorax terrae genome encodes:
- a CDS encoding co-chaperone GroES, whose translation MKLRPLHDRVIVKRIDSETKTASGIVIPDAAAEKPDQGEVLAVGPGKKNDKGDISPVGVKVGDRVLFGKYSGQTVKVDGDELLVMKEEDLFAVVEAK comes from the coding sequence ATGAAACTTCGTCCCCTGCACGATCGCGTGATCGTCAAGCGCATTGACAGCGAAACCAAGACCGCTTCGGGCATCGTGATCCCCGACGCCGCCGCCGAGAAGCCCGACCAGGGTGAAGTGCTGGCCGTGGGCCCCGGCAAGAAGAACGACAAGGGCGACATCAGCCCGGTCGGCGTGAAGGTCGGCGACCGCGTGCTGTTCGGCAAGTACAGCGGCCAGACCGTCAAGGTCGATGGCGACGAACTGCTCGTCATGAAGGAAGAAGACCTCTTCGCCGTAGTCGAAGCCAAGTGA
- the tal gene encoding transaldolase: protein MNQLDALKQFTTVVADTGDFRQLAAFQPQDATTNPSLILKAVQKADYAPLLKDTVAAWRHQPVDEVMDRLLVRFGCEILSLIPGRVSTEVDARLSFDTNATVVRAERIIELYQAQGVHIDRVLIKIASTWEGIQAAAQLERRGIHTNLTLLFSFCQAVACGQARVQLISPFVGRIYDWYKKSAGAAWDEAARAGANDPGVQSVRQIYQHYKHFGIATEVMGASFRNVGQIIALAGCDLLTISPELLAQLAASEAPVARALDAQAARSLDLPAVNFDEAGFRYALNEDAMATEKLAEGIRAFAADAVKLEQLMAAA from the coding sequence ATGAACCAACTCGACGCCCTCAAGCAGTTCACCACCGTGGTCGCCGACACCGGCGACTTCAGGCAGCTGGCCGCCTTCCAGCCCCAGGACGCCACCACCAACCCCTCTCTGATCCTCAAGGCGGTGCAGAAGGCCGACTATGCGCCGCTGCTCAAGGACACCGTGGCCGCCTGGCGCCACCAGCCGGTGGACGAGGTGATGGACCGCCTGCTGGTGCGCTTTGGCTGCGAGATCCTGTCGCTGATCCCGGGGCGCGTGTCCACCGAGGTCGATGCGCGGCTGAGCTTCGACACCAACGCCACCGTGGTGCGGGCCGAGCGCATCATCGAGCTGTACCAGGCCCAGGGCGTGCACATCGACCGCGTGCTGATCAAGATCGCCTCCACCTGGGAGGGCATCCAGGCCGCCGCGCAGCTCGAGCGCCGCGGCATCCACACCAACCTCACGCTGCTGTTCTCGTTCTGCCAGGCGGTGGCCTGCGGCCAGGCCAGGGTGCAGCTGATCTCGCCCTTCGTGGGGCGCATCTACGACTGGTACAAGAAGTCGGCCGGCGCGGCCTGGGACGAGGCCGCCCGCGCGGGCGCCAACGACCCCGGCGTGCAGTCGGTGCGGCAGATCTACCAGCACTACAAGCACTTTGGCATCGCCACCGAGGTGATGGGCGCGAGCTTTCGCAACGTGGGCCAGATCATCGCGCTGGCCGGCTGCGACCTGCTCACCATCAGCCCCGAGCTGCTGGCCCAGCTGGCCGCGAGCGAGGCGCCGGTGGCGCGTGCGCTCGACGCGCAGGCGGCCAGGTCGCTCGACCTGCCGGCGGTGAACTTCGACGAAGCGGGCTTTCGCTACGCGCTCAACGAAGACGCCATGGCCACCGAGAAGCTGGCCGAGGGCATCCGGGCCTTCGCCGCCGACGCGGTGAAGCTCGAACAGCTGATGGCCGCAGCCTGA
- the pgi gene encoding glucose-6-phosphate isomerase: MTPRPRCDQTAAWAALRRHFDGGARDFDLRQAFAAEAGRFEAFSQQAPHVFADLSKNRIDAATQELLLALARECGVERHRDAMFGGEAVNGTEQRAVLHFLLRNPADVQVQWSSGAIENIADEASEALATREAMLAYAEAVRADDAITDIVNIGIGGSDLGPQMAVLALDEFTTRAKRFHFVSNVDGHELAAVLRQVRPHSTLFLIASKTFATRETMTNAHSARRWFEAGGGQDIARHFAALTTHTAAAQAFGITTCFGFRDWVGGRYSLWSAIGLALAIAIGASGFRALLAGAHAMDEHFRTAPPARNLPLRLGLLDVWYRNFHGFTSRSIAPYHSALRRLPAYLQQLEMESNGKRVDAQGRALPYATSPVVWGEPGTNGQHAFFQMLHQGSDVVPLEFIAVKQAGHELPGHHPQLLANALAQAQAFMQGQADAGGHRHFPGNRPSTFLVLDRLEPASLGALIALYEHRVFVSGSLWGLNSFDQFGVELGKLLAKDLEPRLASGDVAGLDGSTAGLLRRLR; this comes from the coding sequence ATGACGCCGCGCCCGCGTTGCGACCAGACGGCGGCCTGGGCTGCGCTGCGCCGGCACTTCGACGGCGGCGCGCGCGACTTCGATCTGCGCCAGGCCTTCGCCGCCGAGGCGGGCCGCTTCGAAGCCTTCAGCCAGCAGGCGCCGCATGTGTTCGCCGACCTCTCGAAGAACCGCATCGACGCCGCCACGCAGGAACTGCTGCTGGCGCTGGCGCGCGAATGCGGCGTGGAGCGGCACCGCGATGCGATGTTCGGCGGCGAGGCGGTCAACGGCACCGAACAGCGCGCCGTTTTGCACTTTTTATTGAGAAATCCGGCGGATGTCCAGGTGCAGTGGTCTTCGGGTGCTATCGAAAACATAGCAGACGAGGCGAGCGAAGCCCTTGCCACGCGAGAGGCGATGCTGGCCTATGCCGAGGCCGTCCGGGCCGACGACGCCATCACCGACATCGTGAACATCGGCATCGGCGGCTCCGACCTCGGCCCGCAGATGGCGGTGCTGGCACTCGACGAATTCACCACGCGGGCCAAGCGCTTTCACTTCGTCTCCAACGTGGACGGGCACGAACTCGCGGCCGTGCTGCGGCAGGTGCGGCCGCACAGCACGCTGTTCCTGATCGCCTCCAAGACCTTCGCCACCCGCGAGACCATGACCAACGCGCACTCGGCGCGGCGCTGGTTCGAGGCCGGCGGCGGGCAGGACATCGCGCGCCACTTCGCCGCGCTGACCACCCACACGGCGGCGGCGCAGGCGTTCGGCATCACCACCTGCTTCGGCTTCCGGGACTGGGTGGGCGGGCGCTACTCGCTGTGGTCGGCCATCGGCCTGGCCCTGGCCATCGCCATCGGCGCCTCGGGCTTTCGCGCGCTGCTGGCCGGCGCGCATGCCATGGACGAGCATTTCCGCACGGCGCCGCCGGCGCGCAACCTGCCGCTGCGCCTGGGCCTGCTCGACGTCTGGTATCGCAACTTCCATGGCTTCACCAGCCGCAGCATCGCGCCCTACCACAGCGCCCTGCGCCGCCTGCCGGCCTACCTGCAGCAACTGGAGATGGAGTCCAACGGCAAGCGGGTGGACGCCCAAGGCCGCGCCTTGCCCTATGCAACCTCGCCCGTGGTCTGGGGCGAGCCGGGCACCAATGGCCAGCACGCCTTTTTCCAGATGCTGCACCAGGGCAGCGACGTGGTGCCGCTGGAGTTCATCGCGGTGAAGCAGGCGGGCCACGAGCTGCCGGGCCACCATCCGCAACTGCTGGCCAATGCGCTGGCCCAGGCCCAGGCCTTCATGCAGGGGCAGGCCGACGCCGGCGGCCACCGGCATTTCCCGGGCAACCGGCCGAGCACCTTCCTCGTGCTCGATCGGCTGGAGCCGGCCTCGCTGGGCGCGCTGATCGCGCTGTACGAGCACCGCGTGTTCGTGAGCGGCTCGCTGTGGGGCCTCAACAGCTTCGACCAGTTCGGCGTGGAACTCGGCAAGCTGCTGGCGAAAGACCTCGAGCCGCGCCTGGCCTCCGGCGACGTGGCGGGGCTAGACGGCTCGACCGCCGGGCTGCTGCGGCGCCTGCGCTAG
- a CDS encoding YciI family protein codes for MKFMILIKATPESEAGVMPSEQLLTDMGRFNEELVKAGVMQAGEGLHPSAKGARVRFSGPNRTVTDGPFAESKELIAGFWIWKCASLQEAIDWVRRCPNPMLGESEVEIRQVFEAEDFGEAFTPELREQEERLREQIAGQGQPPA; via the coding sequence ATGAAATTCATGATTCTGATCAAGGCCACCCCGGAAAGTGAAGCCGGCGTGATGCCCAGCGAGCAGCTGCTGACCGACATGGGCCGCTTCAACGAGGAGCTGGTGAAGGCCGGCGTGATGCAGGCCGGGGAGGGCCTGCATCCCAGCGCAAAGGGCGCCCGCGTGCGCTTCTCGGGCCCAAACCGCACGGTGACCGACGGGCCGTTCGCCGAGAGCAAGGAACTGATCGCCGGCTTCTGGATCTGGAAATGCGCCTCGCTGCAGGAGGCGATCGACTGGGTCAGGCGCTGCCCCAACCCGATGCTGGGCGAGTCGGAGGTCGAGATCCGGCAGGTCTTCGAAGCCGAGGACTTCGGCGAGGCCTTCACGCCCGAGCTGCGCGAGCAGGAGGAGCGGCTGCGCGAGCAGATCGCCGGGCAGGGCCAGCCGCCGGCCTGA
- the metK gene encoding methionine adenosyltransferase, with the protein MANDFLFTSESVSEGHPDKVADQISDAILDAIFQQDPRSRVAAETLTNTGLVVLAGEITTNAHVDYIQVARDTIKRIGYDNTEYGIDYKGCAVMVCYDKQSNDIAQGVDHASDDHLNTGAGDQGLMFGYACDETPELMPAPIYYAHRLVERQAQLRKDGRLPFLRPDAKSQVTMRYVDGKPHSIDTVVLSTQHSPDQSETSTKMKASFNEAIIEEIIKPVLPKEWLKETRFLINPTGRFVIGGPQGDCGLTGRKIIVDTYGGACPHGGGAFSGKDPSKVDRSAAYAARYVAKNIVAAGLAKQCQIQVAYAIGVAKPMNVTVYTEGTGVIPDDKIAALVNEHFDLRPKGIIQMLDLLRPIYEKTAAYGHFGREEPEFSWERTDRAAQLRNAAGLKG; encoded by the coding sequence ATGGCGAACGATTTTCTCTTCACGTCCGAATCGGTTTCCGAAGGCCACCCCGACAAGGTCGCCGACCAGATCTCGGATGCAATCCTCGACGCGATCTTCCAGCAGGACCCGCGCAGCCGCGTGGCCGCCGAAACGCTGACCAACACCGGCCTCGTGGTGCTGGCGGGCGAGATCACCACCAACGCGCACGTCGACTACATCCAGGTCGCGCGCGACACCATCAAGCGCATCGGCTACGACAACACCGAGTACGGCATCGACTACAAGGGCTGCGCCGTGATGGTCTGCTACGACAAGCAGTCCAACGACATCGCCCAGGGCGTGGACCACGCGAGCGACGACCACCTGAACACCGGCGCCGGCGACCAGGGCCTGATGTTCGGCTACGCCTGCGACGAAACGCCCGAGCTGATGCCCGCGCCCATCTACTATGCGCACCGCCTCGTGGAGCGCCAGGCCCAGCTGCGCAAGGACGGCCGCCTGCCCTTCCTGCGCCCCGACGCCAAGAGCCAGGTCACGATGCGCTACGTGGACGGCAAGCCCCACAGCATCGACACCGTGGTGCTGTCCACCCAGCACAGCCCGGACCAGAGCGAAACCTCGACCAAGATGAAGGCCAGCTTCAATGAAGCCATCATCGAGGAGATCATCAAGCCGGTGCTGCCCAAGGAATGGCTCAAGGAAACGCGCTTCCTGATCAACCCGACCGGCCGCTTCGTCATCGGCGGCCCGCAGGGCGACTGCGGCCTGACCGGCCGCAAGATCATCGTCGACACCTACGGCGGCGCCTGCCCGCACGGCGGCGGCGCGTTCTCGGGCAAGGACCCGAGCAAGGTCGACCGCTCGGCCGCCTACGCCGCGCGCTATGTGGCCAAGAACATCGTGGCCGCGGGCCTGGCCAAGCAATGCCAGATCCAGGTCGCCTACGCGATCGGCGTGGCCAAGCCGATGAACGTGACGGTCTACACCGAAGGCACGGGCGTGATTCCGGACGACAAGATCGCCGCGCTGGTGAACGAGCACTTCGACCTGCGGCCCAAGGGCATCATCCAGATGCTGGACCTGCTGCGCCCGATCTACGAAAAGACCGCCGCCTACGGCCACTTCGGCCGCGAAGAGCCCGAGTTCAGCTGGGAGCGCACCGATCGCGCCGCCCAGCTGCGCAACGCGGCCGGCCTCAAGGGCTGA
- a CDS encoding phosphatase PAP2 family protein: MQDPDHYRPLIRPLLAGLAALLLAVVFILLADEVTEGDTRGFDTSLLYAAQALRADHPWVAEVMRDLSGLGSTVVLTVFTVAACGYLALVGARMVSALVAMSILSAAALVSLFKTLFGQLRPGAAFAEFLASGLSFPSGHASMSAVVFLTFGALLASRHSRPRERWYILGAATGLTLLVGLSRVALGVHWASDVLGGWAFGTAWAVMWLLVARHLAGR, translated from the coding sequence TTGCAAGACCCGGATCACTACCGCCCGCTGATCAGGCCGCTGCTGGCCGGGCTCGCGGCCCTGCTGCTGGCCGTTGTGTTCATCCTCCTGGCGGACGAGGTGACCGAGGGCGATACCCGCGGCTTCGATACCAGCCTGCTGTACGCCGCCCAGGCCTTGAGGGCGGATCACCCGTGGGTTGCCGAGGTCATGCGCGACCTCAGCGGGCTCGGCAGCACCGTCGTGCTGACTGTGTTCACGGTGGCCGCCTGCGGCTACCTGGCGCTGGTCGGCGCCCGCATGGTTTCGGCCCTGGTGGCGATGTCCATCCTCAGCGCCGCCGCGCTGGTGTCCCTGTTCAAGACCCTGTTCGGGCAGCTTCGCCCTGGCGCGGCCTTCGCCGAATTCCTCGCTTCGGGGCTGAGCTTCCCGAGCGGGCACGCGAGCATGTCCGCCGTCGTGTTCCTGACCTTCGGGGCGCTGCTGGCGAGCCGGCACAGCCGGCCGCGCGAGCGCTGGTACATCCTGGGCGCGGCGACCGGGCTGACCCTGCTGGTGGGGCTGAGCCGGGTGGCGCTGGGCGTCCACTGGGCGAGCGATGTGCTGGGCGGCTGGGCCTTCGGAACCGCGTGGGCCGTCATGTGGCTGCTCGTGGCCAGGCACCTGGCCGGCCGCTGA
- the groL gene encoding chaperonin GroEL (60 kDa chaperone family; promotes refolding of misfolded polypeptides especially under stressful conditions; forms two stacked rings of heptamers to form a barrel-shaped 14mer; ends can be capped by GroES; misfolded proteins enter the barrel where they are refolded when GroES binds), translating to MAAKDVVFGGEARARMVEGVNILANAVKVTLGPKGRNVVLERSFGAPTVTKDGVSVAKEIELKDKLQNMGAQMVKEVASKTSDNAGDGTTTATVLAQAIVREGMKYVAAGMNPMDLKRGIDKAVTALVEQLKKASKATTTSKEIAQVGSISANSDETIGKIIADAMDKVGKEGVITVEDGKSLDSELDVVEGMQFDRGYLSPYFINNPEKQSALLDNPFVLLFDKKISNIRDLLPTLEQVAKAGRPLLIIAEEVEGEALATLVVNTIRGILKVVAVKAPGFGDRRKAMLEDIAILTGGKVIAEEVGLTLEKVTLADLGQAKRIEVGKENTIIIDGAGAAADIEARVKQVRVQIEEATSDYDREKLQERVAKLAGGVAVIKVGAATEVEMKEKKARVEDALHATRAAVEEGIVAGGGVALLRAKQAAGAIKGDNADQDAGIKLVLKAIEAPLREIVYNAGGEASVVVNAVLNGKGNYGFNAANDTYGDMIEMGILDPTKVTRTALQNAASVASLMLTTEAMVAESPKEEAPAGGMPGGMGGMGGMGDMGM from the coding sequence ATGGCAGCAAAAGACGTAGTTTTCGGCGGCGAAGCCCGCGCGCGCATGGTCGAGGGTGTGAACATCCTGGCCAATGCGGTCAAAGTGACCCTGGGCCCCAAGGGCCGCAACGTGGTGCTCGAGCGTTCGTTCGGCGCCCCCACCGTGACCAAGGACGGCGTGTCCGTGGCCAAGGAAATCGAACTCAAGGACAAGCTGCAGAACATGGGCGCCCAGATGGTCAAGGAAGTCGCTTCCAAGACCTCTGACAACGCTGGCGACGGCACCACCACCGCCACCGTGCTGGCCCAGGCCATCGTGCGCGAAGGCATGAAGTACGTGGCCGCCGGCATGAACCCGATGGACCTCAAGCGCGGCATCGACAAGGCCGTGACGGCCCTGGTCGAGCAGCTCAAGAAGGCCTCCAAGGCCACCACCACCTCCAAGGAAATCGCGCAAGTCGGCTCCATCTCGGCCAACAGCGACGAGACCATTGGCAAGATCATCGCCGACGCGATGGACAAGGTCGGCAAGGAAGGCGTGATCACTGTCGAAGACGGCAAGTCGCTGGACAGCGAACTCGACGTCGTCGAAGGCATGCAGTTCGACCGCGGCTACCTGTCGCCCTACTTCATCAACAACCCCGAGAAGCAATCGGCGCTGCTGGACAACCCCTTCGTGCTGCTGTTCGACAAGAAGATCAGCAACATCCGCGACCTGCTGCCCACGCTGGAGCAAGTGGCCAAGGCCGGCCGTCCGCTGCTGATCATTGCCGAAGAAGTCGAGGGCGAAGCCCTGGCCACGCTGGTCGTGAACACGATCCGCGGCATCCTGAAGGTCGTGGCCGTCAAGGCGCCTGGCTTCGGCGACCGCCGCAAGGCCATGCTGGAAGACATCGCCATCCTGACGGGCGGCAAGGTCATCGCTGAAGAAGTGGGCCTGACGCTCGAGAAGGTGACCCTGGCCGACCTGGGCCAGGCCAAGCGCATCGAAGTGGGCAAGGAAAACACCATCATCATCGACGGCGCCGGCGCTGCCGCTGACATCGAAGCCCGCGTCAAGCAAGTGCGCGTGCAGATCGAGGAAGCCACCTCCGACTACGACCGCGAGAAGCTGCAAGAGCGCGTGGCCAAGCTGGCCGGCGGCGTGGCCGTGATCAAGGTTGGCGCTGCCACCGAAGTCGAAATGAAGGAAAAGAAAGCCCGCGTGGAAGACGCCCTGCACGCCACCCGCGCTGCCGTGGAAGAAGGCATCGTGGCCGGCGGCGGCGTGGCCCTGCTGCGCGCCAAGCAGGCTGCTGGCGCCATCAAGGGTGACAACGCCGATCAGGACGCCGGCATCAAGCTGGTGCTGAAGGCCATCGAAGCCCCCCTGCGCGAGATCGTCTACAACGCCGGTGGCGAAGCCTCCGTGGTGGTCAACGCCGTGCTCAACGGCAAGGGCAACTACGGCTTCAACGCCGCCAACGACACCTATGGCGACATGATCGAAATGGGCATTCTGGACCCGACCAAGGTGACGCGCACCGCACTGCAGAACGCCGCTTCCGTGGCCTCGCTGATGCTGACGACCGAAGCCATGGTGGCCGAGTCTCCCAAGGAAGAAGCCCCGGCCGGCGGCATGCCCGGCGGCATGGGGGGTATGGGCGGCATGGGCGACATGGGCATGTAA